The genome window ATATGAATGTACGAGAAGGGCAAAGCGATATTTTTCCTGCTTCATTGTCATATACCTTTCGATAAATGAAATATTATAAGAAGTTTATTTTTGCCAATTATAAACAACATTATAATTTTAGCATGCTGGACTTTGCGTCACAGGTCATTTTAAATATTAGCAAGAGTCATATTCCGGCGAGCAGAATTTCTGCGCAACCGTATTCTTAAAAAAAAGAAAAAATCTCAAAATATGCATATATTCTCAGTGATGGTAACGTCAAGCCTCAAGGGGATTTTTGCTAAAATATAGTAAATTAAGTGTGTTATAGAAAAAATAAGGCTATGTGAACATTGGCACAAATCCTGCTTATGCGAAACAGCAACATACCGCACCGGTATACAGGTGTTTTTATTCGTCAACAGGATAATGCATTGTCCAGAAGGAGCCATGTATGACTACTGTAGCTGCCGACATTTCTGTACATGACTTGCATAACACATTGCGAGGAGAGACGGAATTTGCCTTGCTTGATGTGCGGGAGCAAGAAGAATTTTCCAGAGCGCATATTTTATTGGCCTGTTGCGCACCTCTGAGCAGACTGGAATTGATGGTCGAGAGGCTCGTCCCCTGCAAGAAAACACCTGTTTTTGTGATGGATGACGGTCTGTCTGAAGACCTCAATCGTGGTGAACGTGCCGCCCGGGTTCTGGCGGCCATGGGCTACCGCGCTGTCCGCGTCGTTGGCGGAGGCCTGAAGGCATGGAGGGAGGCGGGTTTCGTCACTGTTAACGGGGTCGGGGCCCTGAGCAAGGGTTTTGGCGAATACGTTGAAGTCGTGCAGCAAACGCCGCGCCTACCCCCCGAAAAAATCAAGGAACTGCTCGACGACATCCGGGTCCGGACCATTGTCATCGATGTCAGGCCCACAGGCGAATACCGCAATATGAACATTCCGGGCAGCATAAATCTGCCCGGTTGCGAAGTGACCTACCGTCTGGCCGAAGTAGTCAAAGATCCCGGCACGACCATCATCATCAACTGCGCGGGGCGGACAAGAAGCATCATCGGCACGCAGACTTTGCTCAACGCCGCTGTTCCCAATCGGGTTGTGGCCCTCAAGGGCGGCACCATGAACTGGCAGCTTGCGGGTTTTGACCTGGAATACGGTTCCACCCGGCCGGTGCCTCCCATCACGGAGGAAGGCCGGCATATGGCCGAACAGCGTATCCGCAAGGTGGCCGAAATGTACCATGTCCGCTTCGTCGACCCGCGGCAGGTTGCCGCCTGGCAGGCGGAAGCGGGCCACAAGACGCTCTATCTTTTCGACGTGCGCCAGCCCCGGGAATACGCGTCCGGCCATATCCCGGGCTCGATCTCCGCCCAGGGCGGCCAACTGGTCCAGGCTACGGACGAATACGCGGCCGTGCGCAACGGGCGCTACATTCTCATGGACGATGACGAACTGCGCGCCATCATGACGGCTCATTGGTTGCAGCAGATGGGATTGCCTCAGGTTTTCGTGCTCAAGGGCGGTATTTTCAATGCCGCCGTGCTGGCCCCCCAGGGGCTGACCGAGGGCGGGGACTGCCCCGAAGGCCGCGCCCCCGCAGGCGGCGTCAGCGCCGAGGAAGCGGCCCGGCAGATGGAAAGCCGGGCCGGGATATTGTGCATCAATGTGGGAGCCAGCAACCTGCATCGGGCCCGCCATATATGCGGCGCGAAATGGGTCGCCCGGGCGTATCTGCCGCGGGTGCGCGCTCTCTACCCTCAGGCCGGGCGCATCATCCTGACCGCCGAGCAAAGCGCCCATGCGGCGCTGGCGGCGCAAGACGCGCGCGCTCTTTGGCCGGACGCCGCTGTGAGCTTCATCCAGGGCGGCACCCCTGCCTGGGAAAGGGCGGGCCTGCCTCTTGAAACAGGCATGCCCTGCGCCTTGTGCGCCGAAGACGATATCTGGTACCGCCCCTATACCGACGTCAACGCCTCAAAAGAAGCCATGCAAGACTATTTTGACTGGGAATCCGGCCTGGTGGACAAGATCAAGGCCGACGGATGCGTCAACTTTAACGTTAAAAGCCGGTAAGCCGGGTTTATCGTAAAGTTGATCGAGGAGCACTGACCATGGAACAACTGCTTGAGTATTTACCCAATGTCCTGACCTGGTCCAACTTTCTGGTGCTTGTTTGCGGGTCGGTCGGCGGGCTTTTCTTCGGAGCCATGCCGGGGCTGAGTCCCACCATGGCCGTGGCCCTGCTGGTGCCGTTTACCTTCTACATGCCGCCTGTACCTTCCCTGCTCCTGCTGGGTGCGGTCTATACTTCCGCCGTGGCGGGCGGCTCCATTTCGGCCATTTTGTTAAGCATCCCCGGGGCGCCCGCCTCCATTGCCACCCTGCTTGACGGCTATCCCATGGCCAAACAGGGCCGGGCGCAGGAAGCGCTGTACACCACGTTCGTTTCCTCCCTGGTCGGCGGTGTTGTGGGGGCTCTCGCACTGATCTTCCTTACGCCGCCCATGTCCGAATTCGCCATGCGCTTCGGCCCCTCCGAACTTTTCTGGACAACCGTCTTCGGCATCACCGTCATTGCCGGACTTTCTTCAGGGGCCATGCTCAAAGGTCTTTTCGGCGGCGCTCTGGGCCTCTTCCTGGGCTGCATAGGCGAAAGCAACGTCACAGGAGAGGGCCGCTTCATCTTCCATGAGATGCTGACCGCGGGCATAGCCATTGTGCCTGCTCTTATCGGCCTCTTCGCCATTCCGCAGGTGGTCGAAATGATGGAGGATTCACATGTCGTTTTTGAAAAAATGAAGGTACAGATCAAGGGCGGCCTTCTGCTCAAGGTTATCAAAAACCATGCCAGATATCTGCGTACCCTGACCCTCGGCAGCATCCTCGGCACCATCATCGGCGTCATCCCCGGGGCGGGCGCGCAGGTGGCGGGTCTGATGGCCTATGACCAGGTGAAGAAGATGGATAAAAATCCGGAACGTTTCGGCACGGGCGATCCTGAGGGGGTCTGCGCCAGCGAATGCGCCAACAACGCCACCGTGGCTCCGGCCTGTATCCCGCTTTTGACCCTGTCCATCCCCGGCAGCCCGACGGCCGCCGTTCTTCTGGGCGGCCTGCTGATCCAGGGGCTGCTCCCCGGACCGGAGCTTTTCACCAAGAATGCCGACATCACCTATCCCTTCATCATCGGCATGTTCATCGCCCAGTTTTTCATGTTTGGCTTCGGCATCCTCGCCTCGCGCTATACGCATGTCGTGAGCAATGTGCCCAACTACATGATGTTCGGCACCGTGATGATCCTCTGCGTCTTCGGCTCCTATTGCGTGCAGAACAGTTTCGAGGACGTGCTGATCATGTTCGGCCTGGGCGCGCTGATGCTGCTGTTCAAAAAACTGGGCATTCCCAGCGCTCCCATCGTGCTGGGCATCATCCTCGGTCCTCTGGCGGAAGAGAACTTCCTGCGCGGCAGGATGATAGCCAATACCGACGTGGGGATGTGGCAATATTTCTTCGGCGGTACGCTGAACCAGGTTCTCGTCGGCCTTTGCCTGCTGTCGCTGGTCTATGCCGCATACAGCGAGGTCAAGTTCGCCCGCAGGGCCAGAGCCAGGCTCGCCGCCCGGCAAAAGGAGGCCAGTCATGCCTAGGGAATTCGCCGCCGCTCTGACCATGACCCTCATCATCGTTTTCTTCGCCTTCCAGATGGACGGTCCGCAAGACGAGCAATCCCTGCTGGTCCCCAGGTTCCTTTTGTACCTGATGGGGCTCCTCAATGCGGGACAGTACATACTGGCCTTTTTCCGCAACAGGCAGAAGATCGACGCCATACTGACGCTCAAGGGTTATCCGCTGAAACGGGTGGGCGTCCTGTGCGCCCTCACGGTGCTGTATATCGCCGTTTTGGAGTGGATGGGCTTCTATCTGGCATCCTTCATCTACCTGACAGTCGCGTCGCTGATCGCCCAGCCCATGGCGATCACTCCCGTGGGCGCGCTCAAACGGCTGCTTGTGGCCTTTGTCTGCATCGGTTTTCTGTATCTGCTTTTTACCGTGGCTTTGACCGTCCAGATCCCCAAGGGCTTTATGCAGTTTTAAAGGTTGTCCGGTTCCCGCAGGGAACTTCATGGGTTTAATCTGTAACAAAGGAGATATGGTATGAACCGCATTTTCCGCGTTGTGCTGGCCGCTGCGCTCCTGCTGTTGCCGGCGGCAGCGGGCGCGGGCCCGGCCGATGGCTATCCCTCCGGGCCCATCACCGCCGTGTGCACCTATTCCGTCGGCTCCCAGACCGACGTGCAGGCCCGCATCTGCGCCATGCCCGCTGAAAAATACTTCGGCCAGCCCATCGTTATCCTGAACAAGGCGGGCGCGGGCGGTCTGACCGGCTGGAACTGGTTCATGGACCGGGGCAGCCGCGACGGCCTGACCATGACTGTTTACAACCTGCCCAATTTCATCGCCCAATCCATCGTCAAGAAGAACGCCAAGTACAGCATCCGCACGCTTGAGCCGCTGGCCAACTTTGCGGCGGACCCGGTAGTGCTCTTCGTAGCCAAGGATTCACCCTTCAACAGTGTGGCCGACATGGTGAACTACGCCAAGGCGAATCCCGGCAAGGTCACCCTGAACGGTTCAGGCCTCTTTGTGGGTCATCACATCGCCCTTCTGCTTTTACAGAAAGAAGCGGGGATCAATCTGACCTATATCCCTGAAAAGGGCGGCTCTGACGCGCTGCAATCTGTCCTGGCCGGCAAGGTCATGGGCAGCTTCAACAATCTGTCCATCGCCATGCGCGCCCCGGACAAGATCAAGGTCCTGGGCATCGCCGATCTGCAACGGCACGAGTTTATGCCCGAGGTGCCGACTTTCATTGAACAAGGTTACAAGACTCTGGATGATGCCACGACCAACTTCCGCGGCTACGCTCTGCCCGCAGGCGTGGACAAGGCTATCGTGGAAAAGGCCGCCCAAAAGGCTTACGAAATGTTCAACGACCCCATCGTGATCGAAAACATGAAGAAGACCGGCGTCCCGTACCGCATACTGGACCGCCAGGCCATGCTCAAGATATTTGAAAGGCGCGAAGCGATCCTCAAGGATTTGCTCCAGCCGTTCATTGAAAAGTAACCCAACCCGTCCCCGGCCCGATGGAGAAGGCAAGGCTCCATCGGGCCTTTTTCTTTGTCGCGGCCGCAGCGCCTCTGAGGGATGTATGACAAGCGCGGAATTGACAATTCTATTTGTCGCTACGGCCTTCGCCGCCTTTCTGAAAAGTGGGGCGGGCATCGGCGCCGGGCTTTTTCTGCTTCCGGCCCTGAGCCTGATTTTCGACCCGTTCAAAGCCTTGGCCGCCACCGCGCCGCTCTTGCTCCTCATGGACATCATAGCTGTCGGTTGTCACTGGAAGCGCTGGATCGCCCCCCCTGTCCTGACAGTCATGGCAGGGCTTTCCGTCATCGGCGTGCTGTGCGGCAGCCTCGCTGTGCAGCATCTGCCCGCCAATACGCTGAAAACAGTGATCGGCGTCATCGGCGTGACTTATGCCCTGAGCAACCTTTTGCCCTGCAGGGGGCTGCACCATCTGACTGCCCGTCTGCCGGCCTCATTCGCGGCAACGGCCATACCCGCGTATCTGGCCTCCTTTCTGGGAGGGGTGTTCAATGTCGTCAACGCGGGCAGCGTGTTCTACGCCTTCAGTATGGTGCATCTCAAACTGGAGAGCCGGGTTTTCGTCGCCACCTGCTGCGTGTTGATTTTGATCAGCAATTTCGTCAGGGCCGTCAGCTTTTTCCTGAACGGCATGCTGCCGCCCGATCTGATCATCTCTGCCCTGAAACTGATCCCGGTCATTGCGGTCTTCAGTTGGCTGGGCAGCCGGATTGTGGCCCGCTGCCCACCGGCGTTGTTCCGCAATCTGGTTTTTTTCCTCATCCTGGCCATGTGCGCCAAAACGCTTTTATCAGCGTTCTGACGCCGCCGCATTGATCATATCCGGCGTTGCCGGTTTGAGACGGACTGGAGGCGGATGGAAATGAAGCGTCTTGGGGGGGATTTCTTCAGGTGAGGTGTCCTAACCCCCGCCCACGGCCGGGAAAAGTCCCACCCGGTCGCCGTCGTGGAGCACGGCGTCAGGTTCGGCGGCCACGCCGTTGATGAAGATGAGTTTTACCTCGGCGGCGGGCACGCCCAGGGTAAGCATGAGCCGTGCCGCGTCCGCGCCTTCGGGCAGTTCACAGACGCCGCCCGGCGGGCTTTTTTCCGCCAGGGTGGCGAAACATTTGACGTTCAATCGCATAATCGTTCCTTAATGCGGCGGCTGGCGGGATTTACAGGCGGATGCGCTGAACGTCGCCGTCCGCCAGATCAAAAATGAACATGCCCGGCGCCGGAGGGCGTCCCGTGAGCAGCTTCAGGGCTTCGGCGGCTTGCAGTGACGCGGCCATGGCCGCCGTGGGGGCGAGATTGCCCAGTTCTTCCTCGGGCGCGGTCGCGCTTTCCGCCGCGCCCGCTCCCAGCCACTGGACCGGACCCGGCCGACCGGGCAAAACCACGGCCACCCAGCCGGTGAGGCCCGCGATGCCCGCGCTGACCAGGGGTACGTCCGCTCTGGCGGCGGCCTCCTGCAAGGGCAGGCGGCAGTCCAGACCGCCCAGGGCGTCCAGGGCCAGATCCATGCCGCGCAGCAGACGGACGGACAGGGCTTCGTCCGCGAAGCGGGCCACAGGCGTAAAATGCGTTGCCGGATTGACCACGGCCATGCGCGCGGCGGCGGCCTCGGCCTTGCTCTGGCCCAGGTTGTCCGCGTCGCCCAGCAACTGGCGGTTCAGATTGGATTCCTCAAAACGGTCGGCGTCCACGCCGGTAATGGCGCCCACGCCCAGGCGGGCCAGAAGTTCCAGCAGCCAGCCGCCCAGACCGCCCAGTCCCACCAGCAGGACCCGGCTTTCCAGCAGGGCCAGCTGGTCCTGGAGGGAGAGCTGCCGGGCGTTGCGGACATAGCGTGCGGGCCAGATGCCGACGCGGCAGGCGGCCCGCTGGGCCGCGAGCAGGTCCACCCCGGCGGCGGAGGCCAGTTCAAGCAGGGTCTGTTCCGTGATGCGGCCGTCACGGGCCGCGCCATGGATGGCTGATTCAAGCTGAGACAGGTCGTCCGGCATGAGATGATAG of Desulfovibrio porci contains these proteins:
- a CDS encoding sulfite exporter TauE/SafE family protein, with the protein product MTILFVATAFAAFLKSGAGIGAGLFLLPALSLIFDPFKALAATAPLLLLMDIIAVGCHWKRWIAPPVLTVMAGLSVIGVLCGSLAVQHLPANTLKTVIGVIGVTYALSNLLPCRGLHHLTARLPASFAATAIPAYLASFLGGVFNVVNAGSVFYAFSMVHLKLESRVFVATCCVLILISNFVRAVSFFLNGMLPPDLIISALKLIPVIAVFSWLGSRIVARCPPALFRNLVFFLILAMCAKTLLSAF
- a CDS encoding tripartite tricarboxylate transporter TctB family protein translates to MPREFAAALTMTLIIVFFAFQMDGPQDEQSLLVPRFLLYLMGLLNAGQYILAFFRNRQKIDAILTLKGYPLKRVGVLCALTVLYIAVLEWMGFYLASFIYLTVASLIAQPMAITPVGALKRLLVAFVCIGFLYLLFTVALTVQIPKGFMQF
- a CDS encoding tripartite tricarboxylate transporter permease, whose amino-acid sequence is MEQLLEYLPNVLTWSNFLVLVCGSVGGLFFGAMPGLSPTMAVALLVPFTFYMPPVPSLLLLGAVYTSAVAGGSISAILLSIPGAPASIATLLDGYPMAKQGRAQEALYTTFVSSLVGGVVGALALIFLTPPMSEFAMRFGPSELFWTTVFGITVIAGLSSGAMLKGLFGGALGLFLGCIGESNVTGEGRFIFHEMLTAGIAIVPALIGLFAIPQVVEMMEDSHVVFEKMKVQIKGGLLLKVIKNHARYLRTLTLGSILGTIIGVIPGAGAQVAGLMAYDQVKKMDKNPERFGTGDPEGVCASECANNATVAPACIPLLTLSIPGSPTAAVLLGGLLIQGLLPGPELFTKNADITYPFIIGMFIAQFFMFGFGILASRYTHVVSNVPNYMMFGTVMILCVFGSYCVQNSFEDVLIMFGLGALMLLFKKLGIPSAPIVLGIILGPLAEENFLRGRMIANTDVGMWQYFFGGTLNQVLVGLCLLSLVYAAYSEVKFARRARARLAARQKEASHA
- a CDS encoding ThiF family adenylyltransferase; translated protein: MPDDLSQLESAIHGAARDGRITEQTLLELASAAGVDLLAAQRAACRVGIWPARYVRNARQLSLQDQLALLESRVLLVGLGGLGGWLLELLARLGVGAITGVDADRFEESNLNRQLLGDADNLGQSKAEAAAARMAVVNPATHFTPVARFADEALSVRLLRGMDLALDALGGLDCRLPLQEAAARADVPLVSAGIAGLTGWVAVVLPGRPGPVQWLGAGAAESATAPEEELGNLAPTAAMAASLQAAEALKLLTGRPPAPGMFIFDLADGDVQRIRL
- a CDS encoding rhodanese-like domain-containing protein → MTTVAADISVHDLHNTLRGETEFALLDVREQEEFSRAHILLACCAPLSRLELMVERLVPCKKTPVFVMDDGLSEDLNRGERAARVLAAMGYRAVRVVGGGLKAWREAGFVTVNGVGALSKGFGEYVEVVQQTPRLPPEKIKELLDDIRVRTIVIDVRPTGEYRNMNIPGSINLPGCEVTYRLAEVVKDPGTTIIINCAGRTRSIIGTQTLLNAAVPNRVVALKGGTMNWQLAGFDLEYGSTRPVPPITEEGRHMAEQRIRKVAEMYHVRFVDPRQVAAWQAEAGHKTLYLFDVRQPREYASGHIPGSISAQGGQLVQATDEYAAVRNGRYILMDDDELRAIMTAHWLQQMGLPQVFVLKGGIFNAAVLAPQGLTEGGDCPEGRAPAGGVSAEEAARQMESRAGILCINVGASNLHRARHICGAKWVARAYLPRVRALYPQAGRIILTAEQSAHAALAAQDARALWPDAAVSFIQGGTPAWERAGLPLETGMPCALCAEDDIWYRPYTDVNASKEAMQDYFDWESGLVDKIKADGCVNFNVKSR
- a CDS encoding tripartite tricarboxylate transporter substrate binding protein encodes the protein MNRIFRVVLAAALLLLPAAAGAGPADGYPSGPITAVCTYSVGSQTDVQARICAMPAEKYFGQPIVILNKAGAGGLTGWNWFMDRGSRDGLTMTVYNLPNFIAQSIVKKNAKYSIRTLEPLANFAADPVVLFVAKDSPFNSVADMVNYAKANPGKVTLNGSGLFVGHHIALLLLQKEAGINLTYIPEKGGSDALQSVLAGKVMGSFNNLSIAMRAPDKIKVLGIADLQRHEFMPEVPTFIEQGYKTLDDATTNFRGYALPAGVDKAIVEKAAQKAYEMFNDPIVIENMKKTGVPYRILDRQAMLKIFERREAILKDLLQPFIEK
- a CDS encoding MoaD/ThiS family protein; translation: MRLNVKCFATLAEKSPPGGVCELPEGADAARLMLTLGVPAAEVKLIFINGVAAEPDAVLHDGDRVGLFPAVGGG